One Podarcis muralis chromosome 1, rPodMur119.hap1.1, whole genome shotgun sequence genomic window carries:
- the PRKAG3 gene encoding 5'-AMP-activated protein kinase subunit gamma-3 isoform X2 codes for MERAAAALASEQAAPLSNGLQPQEAGPNLSLDVKESALEAKVVGQEAKDLAADGKGTELSMMNVMSDGRTMDGDPRAVGLDAKTANRDGKVTAGDAVATESDIKAADSEARELDTADNYGGPQATVTDRRQAGPGGKEDVMPRGRCKGWNASAPTLNVKDAGQQSKGTIVDGKATSEVTKPEESNKDDDGDIISLDCEILGFGPDTDLLGPDAETYMHFMRRHHCYDAIPTSSKLVVFDTTLQIKKAFLAMVANGVRAAPLWDNKQQCFVGMLTITDFINILHRYYRSPLVQIYEIEEHKIETWREVYLQGFFKPLVCISPNDSLFDAVYSLIKHKIHRLPVIEPISGNVLHILTHKRILKFLHIFGAMLPKPRFLQKTILELGIGTFRDVAMVLESAPVYTALEIFVDRRVSALPVVNEKGRVVGLYSRFDVIHLAAQKSYNNLDITVGEALKQRSVCLEGVLTCHPYETMEDIIDRIAKEQVHRLVLVDEKKTPRGIVSLSDILQALVLTPAGIDRYSI; via the exons GCAG GCCCCAACCTGTCTCTGGATGTTAAGGAATCAGCGTTGGAAGCCAAGGTTGTAGGGCAAGAGGCCAAGGACCTGGCTGCAGATGGCAAAGGTACAGAGTTGAGCATGATGAATGTGATGTCAGATGGCAGGACCATGGACGGGGATCCCAGAGCTGTTGGGCTGGATGCCAAGACTGCAAATCGGGATGGCAAAGTAACAGCTGGGGATGCCGTTGCTACAGAATCGGATATTAAGGCTGCAGATTCAGAGGCCAGAGAACTGGATACAGCTGACAACTATGGTGGACCACAGGCTACAGTGACAGATAGGAGACAAGCAGGTCCAGGGGGCAAGGAGGATGTGATGCCAAGAGGCAGGTGCAAGGGCTGGAACGCCAGTGCCCCCACCCTGAATGTTAAAGATGCCGGTCAGCAAAGCAAAGGCACAATTGTGGATGGCAAAGCAACATCAGAAGTCACCAAGCCAGAAGAGAGCAACAAAGATGATGACGGTGACATCATTTCTCTCGACTGTGAAATTCTTGGGTTTGGTCCTGATACTGATTTGCTGGGACCAGATGCTGAGACTTACATGCATTTCATGCGGCGCCACCACTGTTATGATGCCATTCCCACCAGCTCCAAACTGGTAGTGTTTGACACAACCTTGCAG ATAAAGAAGGCCTTCTTAGCCATGGTGGCCAATGGGGTGCGAGCAGCCCCTCTCTGGGACAAcaagcagcagtgttttgtgg GTATGTTGACTATCACTGACTTCATTAACATCCTACATCGCTACTACCGATCACCTCTG GTTCAGATATATGAGATCGAGGAACACAAAATTGAAACGTGGAGAG AGGTGTATTTGCAAGGTTTCTTCAAACCCTTGGTGTGCATCTCCCCAAATGATAG CCTATTTGATGCTGTTTATTCCTTGATTAAGCACAAGATCCATCGGCTGCCTGTTATCGAGCCCATCTCAGGGAACGTCCTACACATTCTGACCCACAAACGTATCCTCAAGTTCCTGCATATCTTC GGAGCCATGCTTCCAAAGCCACGATTCCTGCAGAAAACCATCCTGGAACTGGGGATTGGCACTTTCCGTGACGTTGCCATGGTCCTGGAGTCAGCCCCTGTCTACACAGCCTTGGAGATTTTTGTGGACCGCAGGGTCTCAGCATTGCCTGTTGTTAATGAAAAAG GGAGGGTAGTTGGCCTCTACTCTCGCTTTGATGTGATT CACTTGGCTGCCCAGAAGTCCTACAACAACCTGGACATTACTGTGGGGGAAGCACTGAAGCAGCGCTCAGTCTGTCTGGAAGGGGTGCTCACCTGCCATCCTTACGAAACAATGGAAGACATTATTGATCGCATTGCCAAGGAGCAG GTCCATCGTCTGGTTCTGGTGGATGAGAAGAAAACCCCGCGGGGGATCGTGTCCCTCTCTGACATTCTCCAAGCCCTGGTTCTCACGCCTGCAG GCATCGACCGGTATTCAATCTGA
- the PRKAG3 gene encoding 5'-AMP-activated protein kinase subunit gamma-3 isoform X1 — protein MRVPAVYVRRYHFFRLSEKEGRLCQSKGPRLLKCFTYQEVFGVWICNASPYPLGPNLSLDVKESALEAKVVGQEAKDLAADGKGTELSMMNVMSDGRTMDGDPRAVGLDAKTANRDGKVTAGDAVATESDIKAADSEARELDTADNYGGPQATVTDRRQAGPGGKEDVMPRGRCKGWNASAPTLNVKDAGQQSKGTIVDGKATSEVTKPEESNKDDDGDIISLDCEILGFGPDTDLLGPDAETYMHFMRRHHCYDAIPTSSKLVVFDTTLQIKKAFLAMVANGVRAAPLWDNKQQCFVGMLTITDFINILHRYYRSPLVQIYEIEEHKIETWREVYLQGFFKPLVCISPNDSLFDAVYSLIKHKIHRLPVIEPISGNVLHILTHKRILKFLHIFGAMLPKPRFLQKTILELGIGTFRDVAMVLESAPVYTALEIFVDRRVSALPVVNEKGRVVGLYSRFDVIHLAAQKSYNNLDITVGEALKQRSVCLEGVLTCHPYETMEDIIDRIAKEQVHRLVLVDEKKTPRGIVSLSDILQALVLTPAGIDRYSI, from the exons ATGCGTGTTCCTGCAGTTTATGTGAGAAGATACCATTTCTTTAGGCTTAGTGAGAAGGAGGGAAGGTTATGTCAGTCAAAAGGGCCAAGATTACTTAAATGTTTCACCTACCAAGAAGTTTTTGGTGTCTGGATTTGCAATGCCTCCCCTTACCCACTAGGCCCCAACCTGTCTCTGGATGTTAAGGAATCAGCGTTGGAAGCCAAGGTTGTAGGGCAAGAGGCCAAGGACCTGGCTGCAGATGGCAAAGGTACAGAGTTGAGCATGATGAATGTGATGTCAGATGGCAGGACCATGGACGGGGATCCCAGAGCTGTTGGGCTGGATGCCAAGACTGCAAATCGGGATGGCAAAGTAACAGCTGGGGATGCCGTTGCTACAGAATCGGATATTAAGGCTGCAGATTCAGAGGCCAGAGAACTGGATACAGCTGACAACTATGGTGGACCACAGGCTACAGTGACAGATAGGAGACAAGCAGGTCCAGGGGGCAAGGAGGATGTGATGCCAAGAGGCAGGTGCAAGGGCTGGAACGCCAGTGCCCCCACCCTGAATGTTAAAGATGCCGGTCAGCAAAGCAAAGGCACAATTGTGGATGGCAAAGCAACATCAGAAGTCACCAAGCCAGAAGAGAGCAACAAAGATGATGACGGTGACATCATTTCTCTCGACTGTGAAATTCTTGGGTTTGGTCCTGATACTGATTTGCTGGGACCAGATGCTGAGACTTACATGCATTTCATGCGGCGCCACCACTGTTATGATGCCATTCCCACCAGCTCCAAACTGGTAGTGTTTGACACAACCTTGCAG ATAAAGAAGGCCTTCTTAGCCATGGTGGCCAATGGGGTGCGAGCAGCCCCTCTCTGGGACAAcaagcagcagtgttttgtgg GTATGTTGACTATCACTGACTTCATTAACATCCTACATCGCTACTACCGATCACCTCTG GTTCAGATATATGAGATCGAGGAACACAAAATTGAAACGTGGAGAG AGGTGTATTTGCAAGGTTTCTTCAAACCCTTGGTGTGCATCTCCCCAAATGATAG CCTATTTGATGCTGTTTATTCCTTGATTAAGCACAAGATCCATCGGCTGCCTGTTATCGAGCCCATCTCAGGGAACGTCCTACACATTCTGACCCACAAACGTATCCTCAAGTTCCTGCATATCTTC GGAGCCATGCTTCCAAAGCCACGATTCCTGCAGAAAACCATCCTGGAACTGGGGATTGGCACTTTCCGTGACGTTGCCATGGTCCTGGAGTCAGCCCCTGTCTACACAGCCTTGGAGATTTTTGTGGACCGCAGGGTCTCAGCATTGCCTGTTGTTAATGAAAAAG GGAGGGTAGTTGGCCTCTACTCTCGCTTTGATGTGATT CACTTGGCTGCCCAGAAGTCCTACAACAACCTGGACATTACTGTGGGGGAAGCACTGAAGCAGCGCTCAGTCTGTCTGGAAGGGGTGCTCACCTGCCATCCTTACGAAACAATGGAAGACATTATTGATCGCATTGCCAAGGAGCAG GTCCATCGTCTGGTTCTGGTGGATGAGAAGAAAACCCCGCGGGGGATCGTGTCCCTCTCTGACATTCTCCAAGCCCTGGTTCTCACGCCTGCAG GCATCGACCGGTATTCAATCTGA